The window AGCAATTTCCTTAAGAAACAAACTTCCCATTGCTTCCAACGCAAAACGTCTCATCTTTGGAGAGTCCGATGGCCTTCCCTCTCTTATTGTTGACCAATATGACCAGTATCTTGTCATTCAAACTTTGAGTGCCGGCATGGAGGTTTATAAAAAAGATATTATCCCAAGTTTAAAAAACATTCTTGAGCCCAAGGGAATTTTAGAACGCAATGATGCCACGGTACGCAACCTGGAACACTTGCCCCAAACAGTGGAAGTGCTTGCAGGAGAAGTTCCTGAACATATCACCATTGATGAAGGTTCCCTAAAATTCATCGTTAATTTACGCACGGGACAAAAAACCGGCGCATTTTTAGATCAAAGGGATAATCGTCTTCTTGCGGGCCGGCTCGCCTTTGGAGATTGTCTCGATATTTTTTCCTATCAGGGTTGGTTTGCCTGCCACATGGCCAGCAAGGCCAAGCGCATCACTTGCCTTGATTCATCGCTTGAAACCCTTGCCATGGCCAAAGAAAATGCAAAACTAAACGGGTTTGAGAATAAAATGACCTTTGTGCAGGCCAACGCCTTTGACTTTTTAAGAGAACTTGAAACCAAAAAAGAATATTTCAACACGGTCAATCTTGACCCTCCTGCCTTTGTCCGCAGCATCAAAGAAAAAGAAGGGGGTTATCGCGGATACAAAGAAGTCAATCTGCGTGGCATGAAATTGCTAAAGGATGAAGGTGTGTTTATCAGCTCTTCATGTTCCCATGCCATGGAACGGTATGATTTTCTGAACATGATTCACCAAGCCGCCCTTGATACAAATGCTGAGCTAAAAATTTTGTATTTAATGGGTCAAGCCCCCGACCATCCCATTCATCCGCATGCCTCTGAAACCGAATATTTAAAATGTTTATTTGCATGGGTTGAAAAAAACAAATGACAGCCGGCTTGTGTTTGGGATAGTTGTTTTTTTGTAGGGGCGAATCTTGGAAGTGGTCACCGAGCGGAGTCGAGGGGTCGAAGGGGCCACCTCGACTCCGCTCGGTGACCAGCCAAATAAGCCCCCACACAATACAAAGGAGCAAAAAATGGCCATCGTTGAAGAATCCGAATATAAAGGAAACCCCATGATCGTGTTAAAAAATAGCGCCGAAGACCGCTATCCTTTCCAGTTTGGACTTAAAAAAGCCAAATTGGTCATTGAACACATTGAAGACATCAAAAAGTTTGTCGACAAACACGACAAAGAACAACCTGAACCCCCGGAAGAATAATTTTGTAGGGGCGCTCCTTGGTGCGCCCTATTGGGTACGGCAAGCGAGCCACCCCTACCAATAAATTATGCATCCATTTCCAAAAACAAAACACCTCGCCATTATCGGATTTGTCCTTACCCTTTGCCTTCAATGGGCTTTTTTCAGGTTTGGAGTGGAACATCTTCACTCCCCCTGGAATGCCCTGGCCTCCGGTTTGGCCATTTTTGCTGCTAGCTACATGCTGTCGTGGGGCGCCGAACTGGCCCAGTTTGAAATGCCTCAATCGTTGGCCATTGCCTTTTTGGCCCTTGTGGCTGTTTTACCTGAGTATGCCGTAGATATGTACTTTGCCTGGAAGGCCGGCACCAATCCCGAATATATTCACTATGCCACAGCCAACATGACGGGGGCCAATCGTTTGCTCATCGGTGTGGGTTGGGCCGCCGTTGTCTTTGCTTATTTTTTTAAGACAAAAAAAGGAGAGGTCATCCTGGAAAAAGAGAATCGCACCGAGATTTTTGCCCTTCTTTTAGCTACGGTTTACTGCTTCATTGTTCCATTCAAACAAAGTTTATCCTGGATTGATTCGGTTTTTCTTCTTTCCATCTTTGTCTGGTACATCCGGCAAGCCATGAAAGCCAAACATAAAGAACCTGAAATCGAGGGCCCCATTCTTGAAATTGCCGAATGGAAACGTTTGCCAAGAATCATGGCCACCTTTTTCTTTTTTGGAGTGTCCGGTTTCACCATTTTTATCGCGGCCGAGCCCTTTGCTGAAGGAATTTTGGAAGTGGGAAGAAAAACGGGCATTGAGGAATTCATTTTGGTGCAATGGCTGGCTCCCTTGGCCTCAGAATCACCCGAATTTATTGTCGCCCTTATTTTTGCCTGGAGAGCCAACGCAGCCTCAAGTTTGGGAACGCTTATCTCATCAAAAGTGAATCAATGGACCCTGCTTGTGGGCATGCTTCCCCTGGTTTACAACCTGTCGGCCGGGCACATTGGCCCCATGGTCATGGATGCGCGCCAATCGGAGGAAATTTTCCTTACGGCGGCCCAATCCCTCTTTGCCATCGTCATCATCGCCAACCTGCGCTTTTCCATTACAGAAGCCCTTTTGCTGTTTGTATTGTTTATGACCCAGATTTTCTTCACTTCAACAGAGGCCCGAACCATCTACGCCTTTGTTTATATTGCCCTGGCAATAGGTTGGTTTTTTGCGGTGAAAAGCAATAAAAAGGGATTTCAGGAAATTTTGAAGATAGCCATCAAACGTTAAAATAACGGCATGGGAACTTTTTTCAAAAGTTTTTTATTCCGTTTTTGCTTCATGAAAACAAAGGGCTCTTCTTCGCCAGAAAATTTTTGATTTTCATACAACTCATCTCCGAGAATACGAATAATACTTCCCTGGTTTGAGTTCACTCTTCCCTCTATTTGCCCTGCCTTTTTAATTGCCAATAAAGTTGAATAGGAAGACAAAAAATCATCATGCGTCATTTTATCGAAAAATTCAAAATAAGGATCATGCCCAAGATTAATGCGTGAACCGTGGTCCCCATGGATCACTACCATCAGATTTTCAAGAGCGCCTTCCTTTTGAAGCGACTCAAACAAATCTTCCTCTAATTTCATCAGGCAGCGTATTTGGCCGTAATAAAGAGCATATTTTTTATCATAAGTTTCGGGAGTGTTCATGGACGGTGCATCCTCGCTGTATCGATTCTTCATCTCCCAATCCTGAACGGGAAGCGGTTTGCAGGAAGCATCATAAACATAGGGGAAATGAGGCATGAGCATATGGACAAAGAAAAGCTGATAAGAACCCTTTTGAAGGATATCTTTTTTAATTCCACCAAAGACTTGGGGCACGACACCAAGCCCCCCGGTAAGGGCAGGAAAGAAGCGTCCAAGCACAGTGCGTCTCCTGAGTTGCCGGTAAACTGAATTGCTTTGAAGCACAACATTTCCTAAAAAAATGAAGCGATCCTTGAGGGAATAGCCTTCTTTGATAAGGGAAGCGGGATTTATTTTTGGATACTCTTCACAGGTCGCAATACCTTCCCCACAGTAATCGATGTAATCGTTCTGATAAACATGAAGATCATATCCCGCTTGAAGGGCCGCATCGAACAGGTCGTTTTTAAAAAGTTCGCGCTTTCCCTTTTCTCCAAACCACATCGTCTCCTTTTGGGTCCCGTTAAGAATGTTGGGAATGGCGTTATCTGTCGTAAAATAAGGACTGTAGGCTTTTGTAAAAAGAGTGAAACCCAGTTTTTGGTAGAAATCTCGGATATCCTCTTGGAGGGCCTTCGTTTGAGGGTGTTCCGGGGGCATACCTTCAACCCCTATATGCTCATCTAAAATGATATAAAGAACATTCTCCCCAGAAAAGAGCCATGACTCCTGTGAAGAGGTTTCCATCGCTGTATGTGAAGAACCTTTTTTGTCGGAAGATATTAAAAACCATTTCATTCCTTGTGCAAACCCCAAGCCTATAAGAAAAATGAGGATGATTTTAGGCAGAGGAAAATAGATCTTGAGGAAAAAAAGAAAGAGGACGAGGCAGAGTCCTGACAACATCAAAAGCTTGACGATCGTCATGTCGCGGCCTTGCGTGGATAGAAACCAAAAGATCAAAAAGGCTGAGGTGAAAGAAACTCCAAATTTCTGGCTACAGAGACGCGAGCTAAGGAAGGCAAGTGCAAGAATTAAAACAAAGAGAATCCAAAGTTCGGAGAAGGAAAGTGTATACCCATTGTGCAGGACAATATTGATGACGGGACATGCCATCAAGAGCAGATATCCCAAAAATAATTGAAAGGATCGGGAAAGGTTCATTTAAAATCTCACCATATCACGAGGAACCATAACGTCGTCTTTCCCTGACTTAAGCACTAGATAGAGGACGGGGTGGGCATCGTCTAAAATTTCCTTACCTTCTAAAAAACCATTCACAATCTGCGTCAAGCTTCCCATGGCATTATTGATTTTACCCGTTCTTTGGCCTTTATTTTTAATGGCCATCAAAGCCGCATGGGAAGCAATCAGATCTTCATCGCTAATTTTATCCGCATACTCACGGTAAGATTCATAGTTGAGCACAATCCGCGACCCATGATCCCCATGGACAATGAGGGTCACATCATCAAACAAACCTTCCCGCTTCAAACCTTCCAAGGTCTTTGCTAAAAAAGTGTTTAAACAATCTATTTGCGCATAATAACTTCTGAGTCTCTCCGCATGACCCTCCGGAGTATTTTTAGGGACGCCCCCAGTAAATTCAACCCGGTTCATCCATTGGTTAAAGGGTTTCACTCGACATTTATCGTCATAAACATAGGGGCTGTGCGGCATGAGAATATGCATGAAATAAAGGGTACGGCCGTTATCCTTCTTTAAATCTTCATTCAACTCACCAAACAAATCGGGAATGACTTGAATGGCCCCTGTCCTCTTGGGCATCCAGGCAAAGTTTCCCGTGTATTTATTAAGATCCCGAATGAGCGAATTGGTTTGCAAGTAAAGGGAAGTCAAAATCCATGATTTCTCATACCAGGGGAAATCCGTCCCAAAAATCGCATAGGGTGAATTTTTATTATAGCGATAGCATTTGGATACAAAATCATTACAAAAGTCTATATGATCAGGGGCATAAACATGGATATCGTATCCCTTCTCTTTGAAAGTCGTGAATAGTTTATTCTCGGAGAGAAAACGCTTCCCCTTACGTTTGTCATAAAACTCCTGATGAACGACGGAATAAGTTCCGTTGAGGGTGTTAGGAAGGGAATCTTCAGTCGCGTAATAATTACTATAGGCTTTAGGGAAAAGGGTGAACCCATAATTTAAATAAAAATCTGCCAGCTTTTGGCGCATCTCCGCCGTCCCGGCCATTTTTTGAGGCATGCCGTCTAAACCGATGTGTTCATCCAAAATAAAATAGAGAACACTTCCCGATCCCGAATGATCCACGGGGGTTGACCTATGAACTGCTAAAGAGGAATCTCCATGTTTCTGCACAAGAATCAAAATATCTCCCACAAGAATACCCACAATGAGTAAAAAAATAATGGAGTGAAGATGTTCGTAAACTGCCCTTAAAAAGAAATATAAAATCAATGAGCCAAGAGCCAAAAGGGCCACCACACCAAAACCGAATATGGACTTAAGACTTAAGATAAGCCAAAAAATCAGAAACGTATACATAAGCGCCAGCCTGCTTTGTTTTTGGGAGGCAAAGAAAGCAATGATAAACAGGAGGCACACCGTCACGAAGGCAGGAATAACAACTTCAAAGGTAAAAAGAGGATAATGATTGTACGCGAGAAAACGAACAAAAGGATAAAACAACAAAAAATTAAAAAAGACTCCGTGGGAAAAAAGGCGCTG of the Deltaproteobacteria bacterium GWA2_45_12 genome contains:
- a CDS encoding sodium:proton exchanger, which encodes MHPFPKTKHLAIIGFVLTLCLQWAFFRFGVEHLHSPWNALASGLAIFAASYMLSWGAELAQFEMPQSLAIAFLALVAVLPEYAVDMYFAWKAGTNPEYIHYATANMTGANRLLIGVGWAAVVFAYFFKTKKGEVILEKENRTEIFALLLATVYCFIVPFKQSLSWIDSVFLLSIFVWYIRQAMKAKHKEPEIEGPILEIAEWKRLPRIMATFFFFGVSGFTIFIAAEPFAEGILEVGRKTGIEEFILVQWLAPLASESPEFIVALIFAWRANAASSLGTLISSKVNQWTLLVGMLPLVYNLSAGHIGPMVMDARQSEEIFLTAAQSLFAIVIIANLRFSITEALLLFVLFMTQIFFTSTEARTIYAFVYIALAIGWFFAVKSNKKGFQEILKIAIKR